One stretch of Nicotiana tabacum cultivar K326 chromosome 18, ASM71507v2, whole genome shotgun sequence DNA includes these proteins:
- the LOC107800023 gene encoding putative WRKY transcription factor 32 gives MDEENESSKAAGAENSNPEENKNDNSSVHDGGVLDGGGDERKESGIESLHEPKVEISVSETLAHPTVHSSVQQIESDVQSKFDTDSSSAHQLSEVPVEYALPPFEPAKEIKDKISVTRPETLSAQVQTQHQQRMPDEASSLELSPTSVTPSISSLPSPTLAERQLSAVVNGSTEEVAKQSSDAKVVVPVLKTPSRDGYNWRKYGQKQVKIPQGSRSYYRCTHSECCAKKIECSDHTNRVMEIIYRSQHNHDPPPRVNCSKESKPVVLPTPANDSRMIACPNRSFNETVPSSLKENLQETSPIAEKANQDSCGSDTDTEITIKEEHSDEPEQKKRLKKSDASSESVSRPGKKPKLVVHAACDVGISSDGYRWRKYGQKMVKGNPHPRNYYRCTSAGCPVRKHIERAIDSTSALIITYKGVHDHDMPVPKKRQSPPSAPLIAAAAPASFTNLQAKKPELLQHQKSTTQWSVDKEGALTGEKLDLGGEKAMESARTLLSIGFEIKPC, from the exons ATGGACGAAGAAAACGAGAGCTCCAAAGCTGCCGGAGCCGAGAATTCAAATCCAGAAGAAAACAAAAACGATAACTCCTCCGTACATGACGGCGGAGTACTCGATGGTGGTGGTGATGAACGTAAGGAGAGTGGAATTGAGAGTTTACATGaaccgaaggtggaaatttcagTGTCAGAAACCCTAGCTCATCCTACTGTTCACTCATCCGTACAACAAATTGAGAGTGATGTGCAATCCAAATTCGATACTGACTCCTCTTCCGCTCACCAACTTTCTG AAGTGCCAGTGGAATATGCACTGCCACCGTTTGAACCAGCGAAAGAAATCAAG GATAAAATTAGTGTTACCAGGCCTGAAACTTTGAGTGCTCAAGTACAAACACAACATCAGCAACGTATGCCTGATGAAGCATCCTCATTGGAGCTGTCCCCTACATCTGTTACACCGTCCATTTCATCATTGCCGAGCCCAACTCTAGCAGAAAGACAATTGTCAGCAGTAGTAAATGGTAGTACAGAAGAAGTGGCTAAGCAGAGTTCCGATGCCAAGGTTGTTGTGCCAGTCCTGAAGACACCATCCCGTGATGGGTACAATTGGCGGAAGTATGGTCAAAAGCAAGTTAAAATTCCTCAAGGTTCTCGAAGTTATTACCGATGCACTCATTCTGAGTGTTGCGCCAAGAAGATTGAGTGCTCTGATCACACTAATCGTGTGATGGAGATTATCTATAGAAGTCAACACAATCATGATCCACCCCCGAGAGTAAATTGCTCAAAGGAAAGCAAGCCCGTAGTATTGCCTACACCTGCTAATGACAGCCGTATGATAGCTTGTCCAAATAGAAGTTTTAATGAGACCGTGCCGTCCTCtttaaaagaaaatttacaaGAAACTTCACCAATTGCTGAGAAAGCAAATCAGGATTCTTGTGGGTCTGATACTGACACTGAAATCACTATTAAAGAGGAGCACAGTGATGAACCTGAACAAAAGAAGAG GTTGAAGAAAAGTGACGCAAGTTCCGAATCTGTTTCTAGACCTGGAAAGAAACCCAAACTTGTGGTGCATGCTGCTTGTGATGTAGGAATCTCAAGTGATGGCTATAGATGGCGCAAGTATGGACAAAAAATGGTGAAGGGAAATCCCCACCCAAG GAACTACTATCGCTGTACATCAGCTGGATGTCCGGTTCGAAAGCACATTGAGAGAGCTATAGATAGCACAAGTGCATTGATAATAACATATAAGGGAGTACACGATCATGACATGCCCGTACCAAAAAAGCGTCAAAGTCCACCTAGTGCACCTCTTATTGCTGCTGCTGCCCCTGCTTCCTTTACCAATCTGCAGGCTAAGAAACCCGAACTGCTACAGCATCAAAAATCGACCACACAATGGTCCGTTGATAAAGAAGGTGCGTTAACAGGTGAGAAGTTGGACCTTGGAGGAGAAAAGGCAATGGAGTCGGCTCGAACTCTGTTGAGTATTGGATTTGAAATAAAGCCTTGCTGA